A single region of the Malaclemys terrapin pileata isolate rMalTer1 chromosome 2, rMalTer1.hap1, whole genome shotgun sequence genome encodes:
- the XCR1 gene encoding chemokine XC receptor 1, which yields MGESNFDLNSFSDYYDEYGNFTNYTGSGNVCEMDDLHAFGAHLTTILYSLAFVLSLLGNSLVLWILMKYESLVSLTNIFIMNLCISDLVFSCMLPFWIVYHLHGWIFGDFLCKAVNTVFSISYYSGIIFLTIMTILRYLAVVNPLSTLSTQTHQCGIQVSLAIWAASILVVVPEMIFTQVQIDLDGFSTCDYIDLHWKKVEIYQRNVFFLFSFAVIVFCYVKILKILLRTRSHRKHRTVRLIFTIVVAFFLSWAPYNIFCFLQTLPAHYIFLNCEIQKNIAYAFYISRKIAFSHCCLNPVLYVFVGVKFRRHLMHLCNYLWPCNNGKISSPRIYSHGKFHYEDASIY from the coding sequence ATGGGTGAATCCAACTTTGACTTAAACTCATTTTCAGACTACTATGATGAGTATGGGAACTTCACTAATTATACTGGCTCTGGCAATGTGTGTGAAATGGATGACCTCCATGCATTTGGTGCCCATCTCACCACCATTCTGTACTCTCTTGCTTTTGTTCTTAGCCTGCTGGGAAATAGTTTGGTGTTATGGATCCTAATGAAGTATGAAAGCCTTGTGTCTTTAACAAACATCTTCATCATGAACCTTTGCATCTCTGACCTGGTCTTCTCTTGCATGCTGCCCTTCTGGATCGTGTATCATTTGCATGGATGGATTTTTGGTGATTTCCTCTGCAAGGCTGTGAATACTGTTTTCTCCATCAGCTACTACAGTGGTATTATCTTTTTGACCATAATGACTATTCTCCGGTACCTGGCAGTGGTGAACCCCTTGTCGACCTTGAGTACTCAGACACACCAGTGTGGCATTCAGGTGAGCTTGGCCATTTGGGCTGCTAGCATATTAGTCGTGGTTCCTGAGATGATTTTCACCCAAGTGCAGATTGATCTGGATGGTTTCAGTACCTGCGATTACATTGACTTACATTGGAAAAAGGTAGAAATTTATCAGCGAAATgtcttctttctcttttcctttgctGTTATTGTATTTTGTTACGTCAAGATACTGAAAATTCTGCTCAGAACAAGATCTCATAGGAAGCACAGAACTGTGAGACTCATCTTTACCATTGTGGTAGCTTTTTTCCTGAGTTGGGCACCTTACAATATATTCTGTTtcctgcaaactttgccagctcATTACATCTTTCTGAACTGTGAGATTCAAAAGAACATTGCATATGCCTTCTACATCAGCCGCAAAATTGCCTTTTCCCACTGCTGCCTCAACCCTGTGCTCTATGTATTTGTTGGAGTCAAATTCAGAAGGCATTTGATGCACCTGTGCAATTACCTCTGGCCATGCAACAATGGGAAAATCTCCAGCCCCAGGATTTATTCTCATGGCAAATTCCACTATGAAGATGCTTCCATTTACTGA